GAAGCTCATGTTGATGAGCCAGTAGATCGGCAGCAGCAGGAAGACCAGGAACAGCCCCATGATGAGGCGGCGGCCGGGGATCGAATGCATCAGGCCACTCCTTCCTTTGGCTTGAGCGCAGGCACGGGCTTGAGCGCGGCCGAAGGCTTGGGCTCCAGCGCCGGTTCACTCTCCGCCTGGACCTTTCGTTCGACGCCGGCATTGGTCATGACGGTGTAGAAGATCCAGCACACGATCAGGATGATCAGATTGTAGACCAGCGAGAGCGCGGCGGCCTTGCCGAGGTCGAACTGGCCGAGCGCGATCTTGACCAGCTCGATCGACACGAAGGTGGTGGAGTTGCCGGGCCCGCCGCCGGTGACGACGAAGGGCTCGGTGTAGATCATGAAGCTGTCCATGAAGCGCAGCAGCACAGCGATCAGCAGCACGCGGTTCATCTTCGGCAGCTGGATCGCCCTGAACACGGCCCAGCGCGAGGCGCCATCGATCTGCGCCGCCTGGTAATAGGCATCCGGGATCGACTTCAGACCGGCATAGCAGAGCAGCGCAACGAGGCTGGTCCAGTGCCACACGTCCATCACGATGACAGTGATCCAGGCGTCGACGGCGTTGGACACGTAGTTGTAGTCGATGCCCATCGCATTGAGCGAATAGCCCATCAGTCCGATGTCGGGCCGGCCAAAGATCTGCCAGATCGTGCCGACCACGTTCCACGGAATCAGCAGAGGCAGCGCGAGAATGATGAGGCAGGCCGCGACGGTCCAGCCCTGGCGCGGCATCGACAGCGCGACGACGATGCCGAGCGGCACCTCGATCGCGAGGATCACCATCGAGAAGAACAGGTTTCGCCCGAGGGAAGCGAGAAAGCGGCCGCCGAGATCGGTCGAAGGATCGAGCAGCTCCTTGAACCAGCCGACACCGTTCCAGAAGAACTGGTTGTTGCCGAAGGTATCCTGCATCGAATAGTTCACCACCGTCATCAGCGGCAGCACCGCCGAGAACGCGACCACCAGGAACACCGGCAGCACCAGGAACCAGGCTTTTTGGTTGACGGTCTTGTCCATCAGGCGGCTCCCTCCACCAGAAGGCTGTCGGCATAGACGTGGACATGCGACGGATCGAACTTCAGCCCGGCCGTGCCGTCGGATGACGTGAAGCCCGCCGGCGCGCGCGCCGCGAGCTTGGCGTCGCCAACACGCACGCGCGCAAAGCGGATGCGGCCGAGATCGTCGATGCGTTCGATCTTCGCACCGAGCAGCCCGGGCGCGGGCGCCACGGCCTCGACGAATTCAGGCCGAACGCCGATCTCGATCTTGGCGCCTGCCGGAAGATTGTCGTAAGCGCGGTTGAGCGCGATGACATGGCCGTCGACCCTGGCCTCGCGCCCCCTCACCTCCGCCGGCAGGATGTTCATGCCGGGCGAGCCGATGAAGTAACCGACGAAGGTGTGCGCCGGCTTGTCGAACAGCTCGGCCGGCGTGCCGCTCTGCACCACGCGGCCGTCATGCATGACGACGACGGTGTCGGCGAAGGTCAGCGCCTCGGTCTGGTCGTGGGTAACGTAGATCATCGTGAGGTCGAGCTCGCGATGCAGCGCCTTCAGCTTGGAACGAAGCTGCCATTTCAGCTCGGGGTCGATCACCGTCAGCGGCTCGTCGAACAGCA
This is a stretch of genomic DNA from Bradyrhizobium sp. CB2312. It encodes these proteins:
- a CDS encoding ABC transporter ATP-binding protein; the protein is MARIDLVDLAHSYGGNDAPQESFALKPVTMTWRQGGAYALLGPSGCGKTTLLNVISGIITPSRGKILFDGKDITPLSTQKRNIAQVFQFPVIYDTMTVGENLAFPLKNRGVPKAEIDKRVAEIGRLLDLEPYLNRKATRLTADAKQKISLGRGLVRSDVAAVLFDEPLTVIDPELKWQLRSKLKALHRELDLTMIYVTHDQTEALTFADTVVVMHDGRVVQSGTPAELFDKPAHTFVGYFIGSPGMNILPAEVRGREARVDGHVIALNRAYDNLPAGAKIEIGVRPEFVEAVAPAPGLLGAKIERIDDLGRIRFARVRVGDAKLAARAPAGFTSSDGTAGLKFDPSHVHVYADSLLVEGAA
- a CDS encoding sugar ABC transporter permease gives rise to the protein MDKTVNQKAWFLVLPVFLVVAFSAVLPLMTVVNYSMQDTFGNNQFFWNGVGWFKELLDPSTDLGGRFLASLGRNLFFSMVILAIEVPLGIVVALSMPRQGWTVAACLIILALPLLIPWNVVGTIWQIFGRPDIGLMGYSLNAMGIDYNYVSNAVDAWITVIVMDVWHWTSLVALLCYAGLKSIPDAYYQAAQIDGASRWAVFRAIQLPKMNRVLLIAVLLRFMDSFMIYTEPFVVTGGGPGNSTTFVSIELVKIALGQFDLGKAAALSLVYNLIILIVCWIFYTVMTNAGVERKVQAESEPALEPKPSAALKPVPALKPKEGVA